The Nitrospira sp. SG-bin1 sequence CCATCGCATCACGGCGGAACAAAAGGAGCGTCTTCTGAAAGTGGCGCACGGCTGCACGGTTCACCAATCCATCGCCGTGACGCCGAATATCGGGATCACGTTGAATCCACCGACGCATCAGAAACCCAACGGGTCGTGAGAACACTCGCATACGATCATGCGAAATCATGGCCACGGCTTCATGAAATGAAGGAGCGTAAGATGGGGGAGGGAAGAACGAGGAGAGCGATTGTAGCCACGGTGTCGCTGGCGGCAGGATTGGTCCTCATGCAGGATCCATCCTTTGGAAGTGATCAATCCCGCGCAAAGGAGCTTCTCCAGCAAACCTGTATGCAATGTCACCGACTGGAAGGGACGGCCGATTCTCGGTTCAATCTGCGAGCGCCCGACTTGATGTGGGCCGGCAGTAAATACCAACGGTCCTGGCTCATTCGTTGGCTGACCGGAAAAGAGGCCCCGATCTATGCCAAGGGCTATCGATGGGATCTGACGGAGGTCCCCGCGAAACATCCGATCGTGACAGAGGCGGAAGCCGCCGCGATTGCCGACTATTTTGCCGAACATAACAAGGACCCGCGCGTCACGGTCGGAGCCTTTGACCTATCGAAGGTGACGAAGTTCGACGTTCAGTTCGGTGCGGCGGCCTATAAAGCCCACGCCTGTCTGGGGTGCCATACGATCGAAGAGAACAGCCGATTAATCGGAGGGCAACAGAGCGCGGCGTTGCAGAAGTCGGGTCAGCGATATGACAAGGACTGGTTGTTTCGTTTCGGTCTGAACCCACAGGACTTCGTTCCGCACAGCGGCGAGTTTCTAGCCGATGCGACGGAGCCGCAGTTGCGTGCCGTGATCGGGTATCTCATGGTTCAAGGGGTACCAGACTTTCAGTACTATGAGCCGTGGACGAGCCCTGAGTTCAGCAAGGCCGACGCCGGGCGCGGCAAAGTCTTGTACCGAGAATACTGCGCCCAGTGTCATGGGTTGACCGGCAAAGGAGACGGCCCAGCGGCCTCGGGATTGGAACCGAAGCCCGCCATTCACGCCAACATGCCCTTTGAAAAACTTCCGATGGAGTATCTGTACAACGTGATCAACCATGGCGGTCCTGCGATCGGCAAATCACCGAACATGCCGTATTGGGGACTGACCATCGGGCAGCAGGGTGTGGCGGACGTGATCGCCTATTTGAGGGTGACGTTCAAGGGAATTCCCGAGGTTGCCGCATCGGATGGCGGTGCCCAGAGCGCGGTCTGCGTGCAGCCGCGCAAGACGGCCAAGGCGCCGGAAGGCTTCCTCTCCAAGGCGAATCCGCTTTCCGCCTCGGCCGATTCCGTTCAAGCGGGAAAAGAGTTGTTCCTGAGAGCGGCGCAGCCGGTCGCCTGCGTGATGTGCCATGGCGAGCAAGGCGACGGCAGGGGATTGATGGGTGCGGCCCTCGTGCCGCCGCCCAGGAATTTTACCTGTGGCGCGATGATGAAAGACATTCCTGATGGGCAACTGTTCTGGATCATCAAGAACGGCTCCCCGGGAACCGGCATGATGTCGTTTGCCTCGCTGCCGGATGTACAGGTGTGGCAGCTGGTTCACTATATCCGGAGTCTTGCCAAGTGAAGGGCGGGTCACGCATTGTCGAAAGAGTCGAAAAACCATGGAGGAGCCCGTTATGGCGACATTCATGATTTCAGGCAGTCGAGGGACCGATGATCCAACGATGGCGACGTTGCCCTTCATGGCTGCCAAGACGGCGAAAGATCAAGGGCATGATGTGGTCCTGTGGTTGTGGAACGAAGCCGTGACGTTGGGTCGGAAAGGCGTGGCGGATCATGTGACGGGTGTGAATTTGACGCCGTTGAAGGAACTACTGGCTGCCGTCCAGGCTGCCGGTGTGCCGATCTGGGTTTGCGGGGCCTGCGCCGTGGCGAGACAGGTCGGAGCCTCGGATCTCGTCGCCGGTGCATCCATCAAGGGGATGCCGGACTACATCAAGGCCGTGGCTGAACGCGACCGGAACGTGATGTTCTGATTCTTGTGAGATGGAGGCTTCGCATGGCGAGCGGTGAATCATCCGGGAAATCAAAAGACCGCAAAGAGCGGCCGGAGATTCCAGATATCGACGACCTTATGAAGGAACCCAAGCGGATGGACACGAATGAACTGGAGACGATCCCCACGAAGGTGCCTATGCAGGGAGACGGATATCCGCCACCGGCCAGTGCCTCCATCGGAACAGTGTTGAAACAAATCGGAGACTCAGGGGCCACGTTGACCGAAGATGATCTCCGCAGAATCAACACGAGAAAAGGTCTCATCCAATTGCTGGAGAAGCGAGGCGTCGATATTCAGGACGTGCGCAAGAGGCTACTGTACGAACATGAGCTGCGGCAGCTGCAAGTGGAATTAGTCAAGTTCCAACGGTGGGTTCAGAATACGGGAGCGCGCATTGCGATTCTCGTCGAAGGACGGGATGCCGCGGGAAAAGGCGGCACGATTCGACGCTTTACCGAACATCTGAACCCTCGTGCGATGCGGGTCGTGGCATTGCCGAAACCGAGCGACGAAGAACGAGGCCAGTGGTATTTCCAACGATACATTCGCCAACTGCCGAACAAGGGCGAAATCGTCTTCTTCGACCGTAGTTGGTACAACCGTGCCGTCGTCGAACCGGTGATGGGATTCTGCACTAAGAAAGAGCATCAGCGTTTCCTGCAGCAGGTTCCCGAATTCGAACATATGCTCTATGAAGATGGCGTGACCATCATTAAATTCTGGTTCTCCATCTCGAAGGAAGAGCAAGCGAAACGCTTTGACGCGAGACGACAAAATCCCCTGAAACAGTGGAAGCTCAGCCCCGTCGATGAAAAAGCACAGGAGTTGTGGGATGCCTACACGCGCAGCAAAGAAGAGATGTTCAGCAAGACACACACGACGTACAGCCCGTGGATCATCGTCAAGGCCAACGACAAACAGGCGGCCCGCCTTGAGAGCCTGCGTTACGTGTTGAATCTGTTGCCCTATAAGGGTAAGGAAGAAGCCCAGATCAGATTGACGCCCGATCCGAACGTGATTACGCGGTTCCACCGCAAGATGGTGGAACTGGATCTCTGAGAGGAATGAGCCCGCCATGGCGATCAAGTCGATCGCGTTTACGGTCTATCCCGTCTCCAATATGGAACGGGCACGGGCGTTCTACGAGCACGTGCTCGGCTTACACACGACGTCGCACTATCAAGACGAGTGGGTAGAGTACGATCTCGGTGACGGGACCTTTGCCATCACGACGACAGCGATGGGTCACACTCCGGGGGCTAGGGGAGCGGTCGTGGCCTTCGAGGTCTCCAACCTGGATGCCTTTGTTCAGAGGATGAAAGAGCGAGCGGTCGTGTTCGTCACGGAAGTATTCGACACACCGGTTTGCAGGATGGCGGTGATTGAAGATCCTGACCGGAATCATGTCACCATTCATAGGAGAAATGCCTCATGAAACGGTTGGTCGTGGTCTCTAGCTTTGCAATCTGGGTAACCGCCATGGCTCCGCACGCGCAAGCCGAACGCCACATGATGCAGCCGATCGTGCCAGCCGATAAATTGGCGGAAGCGCGGGCGCTCAAAAACCCCTTGTCAAATGCTCCTGAAGTCATCGAGCAAGGCAAA is a genomic window containing:
- a CDS encoding sulfur reduction protein DsrE gives rise to the protein MATFMISGSRGTDDPTMATLPFMAAKTAKDQGHDVVLWLWNEAVTLGRKGVADHVTGVNLTPLKELLAAVQAAGVPIWVCGACAVARQVGASDLVAGASIKGMPDYIKAVAERDRNVMF
- a CDS encoding polyphosphate kinase 2, which codes for MGDSGATLTEDDLRRINTRKGLIQLLEKRGVDIQDVRKRLLYEHELRQLQVELVKFQRWVQNTGARIAILVEGRDAAGKGGTIRRFTEHLNPRAMRVVALPKPSDEERGQWYFQRYIRQLPNKGEIVFFDRSWYNRAVVEPVMGFCTKKEHQRFLQQVPEFEHMLYEDGVTIIKFWFSISKEEQAKRFDARRQNPLKQWKLSPVDEKAQELWDAYTRSKEEMFSKTHTTYSPWIIVKANDKQAARLESLRYVLNLLPYKGKEEAQIRLTPDPNVITRFHRKMVELDL
- a CDS encoding glyoxalase, which encodes MAIKSIAFTVYPVSNMERARAFYEHVLGLHTTSHYQDEWVEYDLGDGTFAITTTAMGHTPGARGAVVAFEVSNLDAFVQRMKERAVVFVTEVFDTPVCRMAVIEDPDRNHVTIHRRNAS